The sequence TACATAAACGATGCGGTTGCAAATGGGGCGATTTACGAGTATGTGCCTCTAAAACAAGAGAAAAACTTTGAAATAGACGTTGGTGAAATTATAAATGCATTGAATGATAAAACAGCTTTCATTTATGTTGACAATCCAAACAACCCTACTGGACAGGCTATAAGGCTCAAAGACTTAGAAGAACTCGTTGAAGAAGCTGAGAGGAAAAATGCTATCGTGATAGTTGATGAAGCCTATGGCGAATTCATGCCAATGAAAAACTCTGCAATAAATTTAAACTATGAAAATCTCATTGTTGTTAGGTCTTTTTCAAAGGGTTTTGGCTTAGCGGGGCTTAGAATAGGATATTGCATAGTTAAAGGAAAAGCTTTGAGAGAACTTATAGCTAAGGTTGATACTCCGTTCTCAGTTACTTCACTTTCAGCAAAAGCCGCAATAGAAGCATTAGAGGATAGAAATTTTGTGAAAAAGACAGTTAAAGAGATCAGAAAAAGAAAGGTCACGCTTCTCAGAGCTTTAAAGAGGGAATTCCATATTGCTAAAACAAGCGATGATACACCAATATTTCTCTGCGGTGGAAAAGAAGATACACATGCTTATTTTCTTGAGAGAGGAATACTAACAGTCCCAGGGAATGAATTCATAAATCTAGACAACTCGTATGTCAGAATAAGGGTTCCTAAAAATGTTGAGGAATTTTTGAGGAGGCTACTCTTTGTCTGAAATCATGAACATCAAAAGCAGGGCTATTCCAAGGGGAACCAAAGTCGAGAGAAACATGAACCTAAAGCTAATTCCAGCCAAGTAACCTCCTAACATAGGGCCAATGACCCAACCGAGGCTCATCATGGTATTCAGAAGTCCCATCGCCTGGGCCTTTTCACTTGCCTTAACCTTTAATGCTACATATGTTGAAGCGGAGCTGAGGGTCATTGACCACTTAACCCCAGACAATATGCAGACTACAACCATAAGCTTGAGGCTTGTGGCAAAGGTATAACCAACGAAAACAGCCATATAGCCAATAATTGACAAAACGTAGAAAAGCTTTGCCCCATATCTGTCTATCAGCTTTCCGATAAAAACTGCACTCGCAGCAGCAGCTAAAGAGTCTATCCCAAAAAGGATTCCAACCCATCTTTCTCCAAAAAGCTCACCGAAATAAACCGATAAAACAGAATACACTTCTCCCGACGCTATCATTATCAAAAGCATCGAAATGTAGAAGATCCTTAAATTTCCATGCATCAGTCTTTTAAAAGCCGCCCCCTCAAAGGCAACTCTGTCGCTTTCTCTTGCCTCTTGAACTGCTATTATGCCGAAGTCCCTCTTTTTAGGTCTCTGCTTTTCGCTTATCATCAGAACAAACAGCGTTCCAAGGGTGGCAAATAAGAAAGCGGCAAAAAACGCCCCCTTAATTCCAAAATATTCGACGATAAAGCTCCCAAGGAAGTTTCCAAGCATGTAGCCAGCATTTTCGACCGAGCTAAAAAACCCAAAAGCTGAGCCGACCTTAGTTGAAAGCTCCGAGATTAAAGCTGAATGAGCAGGCATCATGGCTGAAGTTAAAGCTCCTTGGAGAGTTCTCAAAGTTAAAAGCAGAATTGGTGAAGAGACCAGTGCCATGAAAACATAAATCAAGCCCGAAGAAAAGACACCAAAGGCTATGAAAGGCTTTCTCTTTCTAGTTTTATCTGAGAGATATCCAAATGGGTACTGAAAGACTGTCGAGGTCATATTGAACACTACACTCAAGAGACCAACGAAGAGCATCGTTCCTCCGATTATCCTCATGTAAACGCTCAGATAAGGGAATGCTATGCCCCAAGAGACATTGGCAAAGAACATTCCAATAGCAAATAGCACAATATTTCTTCTCTTCTTCCGCTTTGTGTTAAATTTGCCCACTCTTTCTCTTAGCGCTTGTATCACTGTCTTTTCCCTCTTCATCGCTCTCAACTTTTCAAAAACGTTTTATAAATCTTTATCTAAACATTCAGAGGGGAATCTTATGTGCGACATCTTAGTTGCGACTCCAGATGCTACTAAAGAAGGAATAATGATTTTTGCCAAAAACAGCGATAGAGACCCAAATGAAGCTCAAATTCTGGAGTTCCTTCCGAGGCAGAAACATGAAGAAGAGAATGTTAAGCTCGCCTACGTTGAATTCCCGCAAGCTAAAGAAACCTACGCTGTAATCCTCTCGCGCCCTTGGTGGATGTGGGGAGCAGAGATGGGAGCCAATGAATTAGGTCTTGTAATTGGAAATACAGCAGTTTTCACAAAGCTAAAAGTTCCCGAGAGAGGAATTTTAGGAATGGACATGATTCGCCTAGCTTTAGAGAGAACAAAATCAAGCAGAGAAGCCCTAGATTTCATAATTTCGCTAATTGAAGAGTATGGACAAGGAGGAAACGGGAGCTATGAGCATAAACTTTTGTATCACAACTCCTTCATAATCGCTGACAAAAACGAAGCATGGGTTCTTGAAACCGCAGATAAGCACTGGGTTGCCAAGCAGATTAGAGATGTTTACTCCATCTCAAACGCTCTCACCATAGGGAATGGCTGGGATTTGGCATCGGAAAGCGTTGAAAAGCTTGCAAAGGAAAAGCCAAACTTCAGCTTTGCCAAATATTTCTCCGACAGATTTTACACCCACTTTGCTCACGGCAGAGAAAGGAGAGCTTTCACTTACAAAAAGCTCAGTGAGAAGAAAGGAGAGATAACCATTGAATATATGATGCAGATTCTTCGCTCTCATCAAGCTGAAGACTTTGAGCCTGCTAAAGGTTCCATGAGAGATATATGCATGCACTTTGGGGGCTTAACGAGGCCGTCTCAGACAGCCTCATCACAGATATCGGAGCTTTATGAGGACTTGCCCGTGCACTGGTTCACAGGAATTTCACTTCCATGTCTGAGCATCTTCAAGCCAATATACTTTGAAAGCGGAATCCCAGATTTAGGAGAGAAGCCGACGAACAAGTACAACCCAAACAGCTACTGGTGGAAATTTGAGCTCTTCCACAGAAAGTTCCAGACGAACTACAGAGCCTACATAGAGGAGTTTGCTGAGGAGAGAGACAAGCTGCAGAAAGAGATAATCGAGAGGGAAAGGCAAGTTAGGGAAAATCCATCTCCAGAAGAGTTTAGAGCTTTAACAGAGTGGGCTTTTGAAAATGAGAGGAAGTTGATTGAGAGGTGGAACGCAAAGGTCAAGCCGGGAAAGATGCCATTTTTGTATGAAAGAAACTGGAAGAAAGTGAATGAGAGGGCTGGGATTAAACTCTAAAAGCATTTCCCCTTAGCCCCGATCCTTTTAGTTATCTTTCTGCAAGCCTCCTTCAACTTTTGGGCATTCTCCTCTGGAACTCCATCGTAGGTGAACTCCCAAGTGCCGAGCTCAATGCCTGCGGCATATTTCAGCTTATCCCTATCTCTAAGCATCGGATAGAACTCGATGTGCAGATGGTAAAACTCACAACTACCCTTAAACGGTGCCTGAAAAATGTTCATCACATAAGGCATCTGCCTCTCAAAGAGAGCATTAAGCGTTGCCGTTGCAACCCTTAAGCTATCAGCCAAGTCCTCGATTTCGTTTTTATTCAACTGAGTTAGCCATTGAATGTGCCTCTTGGGGTAGATATGAATTTCAAAAGGCCAGTTTGCAAAGAAGGGCATAAAAAGCACAAAGTTATCGTTCTCATAAATGACCCTTTCATTCCCCTGTATCTCCTCTTCCATAATGCAGCAGAAGAGACACTCACCAAAGCGTTTGTAATGTCTCCTCGAGTTTTCAATCTTCAGCCGAGCTTTTAACGGGATGAAGGGTAAAGCGTAGAGTTGCCCATGTGGATGTGTTAAG is a genomic window of Thermococcus sp. M39 containing:
- a CDS encoding histidinol-phosphate transaminase; amino-acid sequence: MEFNKLKDLSKIWHDYGTISVKGNFVDCSLGVNPFGCSPKVLEVFKNISLEEISNYPKRDDELKKAIEEYWNHEVVTEEIFLGTGSMGCLQKINKLLREGSVVLGYSPQFVPYINDAVANGAIYEYVPLKQEKNFEIDVGEIINALNDKTAFIYVDNPNNPTGQAIRLKDLEELVEEAERKNAIVIVDEAYGEFMPMKNSAINLNYENLIVVRSFSKGFGLAGLRIGYCIVKGKALRELIAKVDTPFSVTSLSAKAAIEALEDRNFVKKTVKEIRKRKVTLLRALKREFHIAKTSDDTPIFLCGGKEDTHAYFLERGILTVPGNEFINLDNSYVRIRVPKNVEEFLRRLLFV
- a CDS encoding MFS transporter; protein product: MKREKTVIQALRERVGKFNTKRKKRRNIVLFAIGMFFANVSWGIAFPYLSVYMRIIGGTMLFVGLLSVVFNMTSTVFQYPFGYLSDKTRKRKPFIAFGVFSSGLIYVFMALVSSPILLLTLRTLQGALTSAMMPAHSALISELSTKVGSAFGFFSSVENAGYMLGNFLGSFIVEYFGIKGAFFAAFLFATLGTLFVLMISEKQRPKKRDFGIIAVQEARESDRVAFEGAAFKRLMHGNLRIFYISMLLIMIASGEVYSVLSVYFGELFGERWVGILFGIDSLAAAASAVFIGKLIDRYGAKLFYVLSIIGYMAVFVGYTFATSLKLMVVVCILSGVKWSMTLSSASTYVALKVKASEKAQAMGLLNTMMSLGWVIGPMLGGYLAGISFRFMFLSTLVPLGIALLLMFMISDKE
- a CDS encoding C69 family dipeptidase is translated as MCDILVATPDATKEGIMIFAKNSDRDPNEAQILEFLPRQKHEEENVKLAYVEFPQAKETYAVILSRPWWMWGAEMGANELGLVIGNTAVFTKLKVPERGILGMDMIRLALERTKSSREALDFIISLIEEYGQGGNGSYEHKLLYHNSFIIADKNEAWVLETADKHWVAKQIRDVYSISNALTIGNGWDLASESVEKLAKEKPNFSFAKYFSDRFYTHFAHGRERRAFTYKKLSEKKGEITIEYMMQILRSHQAEDFEPAKGSMRDICMHFGGLTRPSQTASSQISELYEDLPVHWFTGISLPCLSIFKPIYFESGIPDLGEKPTNKYNPNSYWWKFELFHRKFQTNYRAYIEEFAEERDKLQKEIIERERQVRENPSPEEFRALTEWAFENERKLIERWNAKVKPGKMPFLYERNWKKVNERAGIKL
- the galT gene encoding galactose-1-phosphate uridylyltransferase → MRELRYNPLTGQWIMVSAVRKHRPWRPRDFCPFCPGSEETGYGWEVLILPNRFPMLDFKAKNPESRGFYKKARAIGQCSIIVETPEHDLKDLDELSLEQMVKVVGLWKNVTMELKNNPHVAYLAIFRNKGEEIGVSLTHPHGQLYALPFIPLKARLKIENSRRHYKRFGECLFCCIMEEEIQGNERVIYENDNFVLFMPFFANWPFEIHIYPKRHIQWLTQLNKNEIEDLADSLRVATATLNALFERQMPYVMNIFQAPFKGSCEFYHLHIEFYPMLRDRDKLKYAAGIELGTWEFTYDGVPEENAQKLKEACRKITKRIGAKGKCF